In Senegalia massiliensis, the following proteins share a genomic window:
- a CDS encoding SigB/SigF/SigG family RNA polymerase sigma factor, whose translation MVNKNSATKSYNADDEKVDVKKLFKIYAETNDKEIRDELINRHLYIAEILSKKYANRGIDFDDIYQVASLGLIYAIDRYDLEKGYEFSSFATPTIIGEIKKYFRDKGWSIRVPRRIQELSKKINNAKLLLSQQLQKTPTVGDIAEYLNSTEEEVLEAMEASKVYTPHSLDASLDSDGEDKDVNLAALIGEEDHHLLKIENRDFLLDTIEKLNDIEKKIIKDRYFNRKTQIAIAEEIGMSQMTISRLEKKIIQKFRKELNKIYAE comes from the coding sequence ATGGTAAATAAAAATTCTGCCACAAAATCATATAATGCAGATGATGAAAAAGTAGATGTTAAGAAATTATTTAAAATATATGCTGAAACTAATGATAAGGAAATCAGAGATGAGCTTATAAATAGACACCTTTATATAGCAGAAATATTATCAAAAAAATATGCTAATAGAGGTATAGATTTTGATGATATTTATCAAGTAGCATCTTTAGGTTTAATTTATGCTATAGACAGGTATGATTTAGAAAAAGGATATGAATTTTCTAGTTTTGCAACTCCCACAATAATAGGTGAAATAAAAAAATATTTTAGAGATAAAGGTTGGTCTATAAGGGTTCCAAGAAGGATACAAGAACTTTCAAAGAAAATAAATAATGCAAAATTATTATTAAGTCAACAATTACAAAAAACTCCTACTGTTGGTGATATAGCTGAGTATTTAAACTCTACAGAAGAAGAAGTATTAGAAGCTATGGAGGCAAGTAAAGTTTATACCCCTCATTCATTAGATGCTTCTCTTGATTCAGATGGAGAAGATAAAGATGTAAATTTAGCAGCATTAATAGGAGAAGAAGATCATCATTTGCTTAAAATAGAAAATAGAGATTTTCTACTAGATACTATTGAAAAATTAAATGATATAGAAAAGAAAATAATAAAAGATAGATATTTTAATAGGAAAACTCAAATAGCAATAGCAGAAGAAATTGGTATGAGTCAAATGACTATATCAAGACTAGAAAAGAAAATAATACAGAAGTTTAGAAAAGAATTAAATAAGATTTATGCAGAATAA
- a CDS encoding ATP-binding protein, which translates to MEDLKLDTIDNGKENVDHIKLSMPNKAEYVSLIRLTASSIANRIGFNIDEIDDIKVAIGEACANAIRHGCKNINDTYDIEFFAHNDKIEIQIKDTGKEKANVCIKEPNIEELSEGGLGLFIIRTLMDDVKIKTTEGKGTIIRMMKMLGVD; encoded by the coding sequence GTGGAAGATTTAAAGTTAGATACAATAGATAATGGAAAAGAAAATGTAGATCATATAAAATTAAGTATGCCTAATAAAGCTGAATATGTAAGTCTTATAAGACTTACAGCTTCTTCAATTGCAAATCGTATAGGTTTTAATATTGATGAAATTGATGATATTAAAGTAGCTATAGGTGAAGCTTGTGCAAATGCAATAAGACATGGATGTAAAAATATAAATGACACATATGATATAGAATTTTTTGCTCACAATGATAAAATAGAAATACAAATAAAAGATACAGGGAAAGAAAAGGCTAACGTTTGTATAAAAGAACCTAATATAGAAGAATTATCAGAAGGTGGATTAGGTTTATTTATAATAAGAACACTAATGGATGATGTTAAAATAAAAACCACAGAAGGTAAGGGTACAATTATTCGTATGATGAAAATGTTAGGGGTAGATTAA
- a CDS encoding STAS domain-containing protein: MALNVDKSYNEEKESWVLKPQGEIDIYTAPKFKEILLNVIESKESDIIIDGEKLEYIDSTGLGVLISGLKKLKKTEKNIMIINLRPNIVKLFEITGLNKVFVVKGV, from the coding sequence ATGGCGTTGAATGTAGATAAATCGTATAATGAAGAGAAAGAATCATGGGTATTAAAACCACAAGGGGAAATTGATATATATACAGCTCCTAAATTTAAAGAAATATTATTAAATGTTATAGAATCTAAAGAAAGTGATATAATAATAGATGGAGAAAAGTTAGAATATATAGACTCTACAGGACTTGGTGTGCTAATAAGTGGATTGAAAAAATTGAAAAAAACTGAAAAAAATATAATGATAATAAACTTACGCCCTAACATAGTTAAATTATTTGAAATTACAGGACTAAACAAAGTTTTTGTAGTTAAGGGGGTGTAA